DNA from Flavobacterium aestivum:
TTCAAAAATTAGAGAAAAACGGCTATGCCTTTGCAAAACTAAAACTTACAAATATTCAAAAAAAAGATAATATTCTAACCGCAAACCTAGAACTTACAACAGGCAACAAAAGACAGTTGAATGATATAGTTATAAAATACACCGATGAGCATCAAAAAAACTTATTCCCAAAAAGCATTCTAAAACAAATCAACAAAAAATACACAAAAAGAACATTCAACCAAGAAACCGTAAATGAAATAAATAAAGATTTTGAAAACTTTAGCTTTATCACTCAAATAAAATATCCTGAAATATTATTTACCAAAGACACTACAAAAGTTTACATCTATTTAGAAAAAAGAAAAACCAACACATTTGACGGCTTCTTAGGATTTAACAACACAGAAAACAACAAAACAAAATTAAATGGCTATTTAGACGTCACTCTACAAAATGCATTGAGAAGCGGAGAACAATTATCCATATATTGGAAAAATGACGGAAATGAACAAAAAATTTTCAATGCAAAAATAGACCTCCCCTATTTATTCAACAGCCCAATCGGACTTAAAGCACATATAAATATTTTCAAACAAGACAGCACTTACCAGAATACTAAAACTGAAATCAATCTCGGCTATCTGATCACAATCAACAAACGGATTTATATAGGATATCAATCAACTGAATCTAGCGACATACAAAACTCAAACAACTCAAGACTAAAAGACTATAACAATTCATTTCTAACTTCAAATATAGAATTCATCAAAAGCGATTACAATAATGAAATATCCCCAATAAAATCCTACTTAACATTAAGCTTAGGCACAGGAAAAAGAACAACCAACGAGACTATAAACACCAAAACACAGAAACAATATTTAACAAGTTTTAACATAATGAACAATTTTTATTTTAGTAAGAAAAATTACCTGAATATAAAAATTCAAAATTACTACCTAAAAAGCACAACATATTTAACAAATGAACTATATCGTTTTGGAGGCATAAACTCAGTAAGAGGATTTTCTGAAAATAGCTTACAAGCAAATTTCATGACGGCAATAACAACAGAATTTCGCTATCTAATCTCTCCGAATTTCCAAATAAATTCCATACTAGACTATGGCTATTATCAAGATCAATCTGCTATATTAAACAAAAACAAAATCAATAAATTATTAGGCATAGGAATAGGAATAGCTGTCAACACCAAAAAAGGCATATTAAAACTTGCGCTAGCCAACGGTAGTACTGGAAGTCAAGAAATAAAATTTTATAACACATTCGCAAATATTAGTTATAATGTTAAATTTTAGCTTAAGTCAAAAAAATAGTTTTTATTATTAGGAAAGTTAACAAATTATTATGATTTTTGTCCAACTAATTCAAAATAATTAAAAATGAAACTAAAGTTCAATGGATTCTTAGTACTCCTAGTAGTACTTGTGGCGCAACTTACTTTTGCGCAAGAGAGATCTGTTTCAGGAATTGTTTCCGACAACGCAGGAATGCCTTTACCAGGTGTAAGTGTCTTGATTAAAGGAACAAAGAATGGAACTCAATCAGATTTTGATGGTAAGTATACCATTAAAGCAGCACCAAGTGACATTTTGGTGTTTAGTTATGTAGGTATGAAATCTACAGAAAAAAGCGCAAGCTCTGCAACAGTAAATGCAAAACTTTCAAGTGATGCAACACAATTAGAAAGTGTAGTTGTAACAACTGCTTTAGGTATCAAAAGAGAGAAAAAAGCTCTTGGTTACTCTGCACAACAAGTAACAGCAGAACAAGTAAGTACCGTTCCTACTGGAAATTTCGTAAATAACTTATCAGGAAAAGTTGCTGGTCTTAGTGTAACTCAAGGTACAAACTTTGGAGGATCTACAAACGTAGTTCTTAGAGGTTTTAAATCACTTTTGGGAGATAACCAAGCTATGTTTGTAGTTGATGGAGTGCCTATTTTGAACAGTAACGTGAATAGTGCTGATCAAAAAAGTGGTAGAGGTGGTTATGACTACGGAAATGCTGCATCAGATATCAACCCAAATAACATTGCAGAAATTAACGTATTGAAAGGTGCTGCAGCAACAGCTCTTTATGGATCAAGAGCACAAAATGGTGCAATCATCATTACAACCAAAAAAGGAAAAGCAAGAAATGATTTATCTGTAGAATTTTCTTCTTCTTACACTATGTCAACTATTGACAAAGAAACATTCCCTAAATACCAATCTGAATATGGAGAAGGATATGTTGGAGAGGCTAGCTGGGGAGATTATCAAGGATCTAAAATGGCTTCAACTGGTGATGACGCATCTTATGGACCTAAATACACAGGCGAGGATGTTTGGCAATATGATGCTTTTATTCCTGGTTCAGCTAATTTTGGTAAAAAAACTCCATGGGTAGCTGCTAAAAATGGCCCTATTGAGTTTTTCAAAACAGGTACATCAACTGTAAATAACATTGCTTTAAGTGGAGGTTCAGACAAAGCTACTTACAGATTAACTTATGCTAATACAAATAGCACAGACATATTACCAAATTCTTTGTTAAGCAAAAACAACTTTAATGCTACAGCTTCTTATAAGTTCAATGATAAGTTAAGCTCAACATTCAATGCAACTTATGTTTCACAAAACACAAGAAACAGAAACTCAACAGGATACGGCGGGAATCAGCTTGCTGGTTTCAGACAATGGTGGCCTACAAACGTAGATATCAAAGATCAAGAGCTTTATTACAATATGGGGCAACAAAACTATACTTGGAACATAAATGGTCCAGATGATTTAACACCTGCCTTTTGGGATAATCCATATTTCCAAAGATATCAAAATTACAACAATGATAGCAGAAAGAGATTTGCTGGTAGCGCAAGTATTAGTTATGACGTAACTAAAAGCATCAACTTAACAGGTAGAATTGGAACAGATGGATTTGATATGAAAACTGAAAGCAGAATAGCTGTTGGTTCTTATCCTAATGCAATCGGATCAAATCCTAACCTTGCAAATCAACCTCCTCAACCTTCAGGTTATGCTTTAGACATTTATAATTTTAGCGAACAAAATTATGACTTCTTGGCAACATACAAAAAAGATCTAGCTGAAGACTTAAATCTTAATTTTATATTAGGAACCAACTTCAACGTACAGAGCAACTTTACCGAGCAACAAACAACATCAGGAGGATTATACATTCCTGGATTATACACAATATCAAATTCAAAATCTGCACCTACCCTACCTAGAACAGTGAGTACAAGAAAAGAAGTTTTTGGTACATTTGCACAAGCAACTTTAGGATACAAAGGAACTTATTATCTTGAAGGATCGGTAAGAAGAGATGAGTCATCTGCATTACCAGAAAACAATAACGCATACTGGTATTCTGCAATATCTGGAAGTGTTGTTTTCTCGAATTGGTTGAAAGATGTTGAGTTCATCAATTTTGGTAAATTCAGAGCAGCTTATGCTCAAGTAGGTTCTGATACTCAGGCAAACTTATTACAAAACACTTATAACGCCCAAACACCTTTTGGCACACCTGTTTATTCTTACAACACTACAGCAAAAAATTCAAATTTAAAACCACAACGATTAGACAATGTCGAGTTGGGTGCTAACATGCAATTTGCAAATAACAGAATTGGATTTGATGTAGCTTGGTTCCAAAACAAAGCATTTGATCAAATTTTACCATTACCAGTATCAACAGCTACAGGATCATCATTCAATAATATCAATGCAGGTACATTAACTACAAAAGGATTTGAAGTTACATTGAATTTAACTCCTGTTAAAACTGCTAATTTCTCTTGGGACATTAATGTAAACTGGTCTAATCCTAATACTAAAGTAACTGAATTAGCTCCAGGTATTGAAAACATAAATATTAACTCACTTCAGGGTGGTATTAGTATTAATGCTCCTCTTAATAGAGATTACGGTACAATCTGGGGAACAACGTTTGTACGTGATGCTTCAGGTAATAAAGTTATCGGGTCAAATGGTGCCTATTTAGTATCAACTACTACTGACAATGAGTTAGGATCATATCAAGCAGATTGGACAGGTGGATTAAACAATAAATTCACTTATAAAAACGTATCTTTAAGCTTCTTATTAGATATGAAGAAAGGTGGAAGTGTATTTTCACTTGATCAATACTACGGATACGGAACAGGTATATATGAAAATTCAGTTGGAAATAATGACTTAGGAAATCCTATAAGAAACACTATAGCAAACGGTGGTGGTGTTATTTTAGATGGTGTAATGGCAAACCCTGCATACACACCTGCAAATGGACAACCTCAATACATAACTAACACAACTAGATTAAACAAATCTCGTTCAAGCCAAGTTTTAGGAACAGACCCTCCTGCTGCAGAATTTGTTTATGATGCTGGATTTGTAAAATTAAGAGAAGTAGCTATAACTTATAATTTCCCAACTAGCTTATTAGGAACCTCAATAAAAGGAGCTTCATTTAGCGTAATAGGAAACAACCTATGGATAATTGACAAAAGTCTACCTTATTCTGACCCAGAAGCAGGGTTATCTTCTGGTAACACTCAAGGATACCAATCAGGTCCTATGCCGACTGCAAGAAATATTTCTTTTAACGTCAAACTTAATTTCTAAAAAAAATGAAAATAAACAAAATCATAACAATCCTAACAATTGGTCTCTCCATGACGGCCTGTGTTAGTGAAGATATAAACACGGATCCAAATAGTGCCTATACTACCGCTCCTGGATCACTTATTAATTACTCTCAAAAAGAATTAAGTGATTACCTTAACACACCTAATGTAAATGAAAATAACTTTAGGTTGACGATGCAGTATTGGCAAGAAACTATCTATGTAAACGAAAGCAATTATGACTTTACTAATAGAAATGTTTCTAATCAGATTTATAGAGACAATTATGTAAATGTGCTAAACAACTTAGGTAAGGCTAAAGAGATAATTAATAAGTACGTACCTACTGTAACTGAAGCTGAAGGGTGGCCAACAAATAAGAAAAATCAGTTGGCTATTATAGACATCATGCAAGTCTATACATATCAAATGTTGGTAGATACATTCGGTAACGTACCATATACTCAAGGAGCCAATCTTGTTGCTTATCCATTACCAGCATATGATGATGCAGCTACTATTTATCAA
Protein-coding regions in this window:
- a CDS encoding SusC/RagA family TonB-linked outer membrane protein; the encoded protein is MKLKFNGFLVLLVVLVAQLTFAQERSVSGIVSDNAGMPLPGVSVLIKGTKNGTQSDFDGKYTIKAAPSDILVFSYVGMKSTEKSASSATVNAKLSSDATQLESVVVTTALGIKREKKALGYSAQQVTAEQVSTVPTGNFVNNLSGKVAGLSVTQGTNFGGSTNVVLRGFKSLLGDNQAMFVVDGVPILNSNVNSADQKSGRGGYDYGNAASDINPNNIAEINVLKGAAATALYGSRAQNGAIIITTKKGKARNDLSVEFSSSYTMSTIDKETFPKYQSEYGEGYVGEASWGDYQGSKMASTGDDASYGPKYTGEDVWQYDAFIPGSANFGKKTPWVAAKNGPIEFFKTGTSTVNNIALSGGSDKATYRLTYANTNSTDILPNSLLSKNNFNATASYKFNDKLSSTFNATYVSQNTRNRNSTGYGGNQLAGFRQWWPTNVDIKDQELYYNMGQQNYTWNINGPDDLTPAFWDNPYFQRYQNYNNDSRKRFAGSASISYDVTKSINLTGRIGTDGFDMKTESRIAVGSYPNAIGSNPNLANQPPQPSGYALDIYNFSEQNYDFLATYKKDLAEDLNLNFILGTNFNVQSNFTEQQTTSGGLYIPGLYTISNSKSAPTLPRTVSTRKEVFGTFAQATLGYKGTYYLEGSVRRDESSALPENNNAYWYSAISGSVVFSNWLKDVEFINFGKFRAAYAQVGSDTQANLLQNTYNAQTPFGTPVYSYNTTAKNSNLKPQRLDNVELGANMQFANNRIGFDVAWFQNKAFDQILPLPVSTATGSSFNNINAGTLTTKGFEVTLNLTPVKTANFSWDINVNWSNPNTKVTELAPGIENININSLQGGISINAPLNRDYGTIWGTTFVRDASGNKVIGSNGAYLVSTTTDNELGSYQADWTGGLNNKFTYKNVSLSFLLDMKKGGSVFSLDQYYGYGTGIYENSVGNNDLGNPIRNTIANGGGVILDGVMANPAYTPANGQPQYITNTTRLNKSRSSQVLGTDPPAAEFVYDAGFVKLREVAITYNFPTSLLGTSIKGASFSVIGNNLWIIDKSLPYSDPEAGLSSGNTQGYQSGPMPTARNISFNVKLNF